The Manis javanica isolate MJ-LG chromosome 4, MJ_LKY, whole genome shotgun sequence genome contains a region encoding:
- the SOCS3 gene encoding suppressor of cytokine signaling 3, whose protein sequence is MVTHSKFPAAGMSRPLDTSLRLKTFSSKSEYQLVVNAVRKLQESGFYWSAVTGGEANLLLSAEPAGTFLIRDSSDQRHFFTLSVKTQSGTKNLRIQCEGGSFSLQSDPRSSQPVPRFDCVLKLVHHYMPPPGAPSLPSPPTEPSSEEPEQPPAQPLPGNPPRRAYYIYSGGEKIPLVLSRPLSSNVATLQHLCRKTVNGHLDCYEKVTQLPGPIREFLDQYDAPL, encoded by the coding sequence ATGGTCACCCACAGCAAGTTTCCCGCCGCCGGGATGAGCCGTCCTCTGGACACCAGCCTGCGCCTCAAGACCTTCAGCTCCAAGAGCGAGTACCAGCTGGTGGTGAACGCAGTGCGCAAGCTGCAGGAGAGCGGCTTCTACTGGAGCGCCGTGACCGGCGGCGAGGCGAACCTGCTGCTCAGCGCGGAGCCCGCCGGCACCTTTCTCATCCGCGACAGCTCAGACCAGCGCCACTTCTTCACGCTCAGCGTCAAGACCCAGTCGGGGACCAAGAATCTGCGCATCCAGTGCGAGGGGGGCAGCTTCTCGCTGCAGAGCGACCCCCGGAGCTCTCAGCCAGTGCCCCGCTTCGACTGCGTGCTCAAGCTGGTGCACCACTACATGCCGCCCCCTGGCGCGCCCTCCCTCCCCTCGCCACCGACTGAACCCTCCTCCGAGGAGCCGGAGCAGCCACCGGCCCAGCCGCTCCCGGGCAACCCCCCCAGGAGAGCCTATTACATCTACTCGGGAGGTGAGAAGATCCCGCTGGTGCTGAGCCGGCCCCTTTCCTCCAACGTGGCCACTCTTCAACACCTCTGTCGGAAGACCGTCAATGGCCACCTGGACTGCTATGAGAAAGTCACCCAACTGCCTGGGCCCATTCGGGAGTTCCTGGACCAGTATGATGCCCCGCTTTAA